The genomic window GATAGTAGACGATTCGGAAGATTTCAGACAGCGCCTCCACCACCTGCTGGAAAGCATCGATGGTATTAAGATCAAGGGGGAGGCGGCTACGGCTCAAGAGGCCATCGAGATCGCCGCTGCTCATCCATTCGATATAGCTATTCTGGACATTCAGATGCCCGGTAGCGGCATCAGTGTGCTAAAAAGCCTGCGCAAGGATCACCCCTCCATTCGAATTGTGATGCTCACCAACCACGCCGATCCGTTTTATTTCAGGGTGTGCATGAGCGCCGGGGCCCATGTTTTCCTCGATAAATCCCTTCAGTTCGACGAGCTTCCAGCCGTCTTGCAAGCACTTCGCGCCGATTAAACCGCCTCCACCGAGCCGATTGAGCCGTTTTTGAGCAGCGTGTAGGACAGAGAATGACATTGGGGCGAACACCCATCCGACAGATATTGCGGCCCCCGTCTGAGCCGGGTTCGCCGCGAGATGCCCCATCTTGGTACCGTTCACTTCAACAAACCAGTATGGATACCACTATGAATACGAAAGATAGAAAGTCACCCGTCATGCAGCAGGCCGAAGGGAATTGGAAACAGTTCGTCGGCAAGATCAAGGAAACGTGGGGCGACCTCAGAAACGACGATCTGGACCGGTTCGAGGGTCGGATGGACCAGCTCGAGGGGTACCTCGAAGAGCGCACCGGCGAGTCCCGCGCGGCGGTCAAGAGTCGGATCAACGACATCTCCAGCAATCTCAAGGGCAGGGTTTGATCGACAGTGACATGATCGCGCCAGTGACAGTGTCGATAGCGACGCAGTCGTTAC from Rhodothermales bacterium includes these protein-coding regions:
- a CDS encoding response regulator transcription factor codes for the protein MMDRPDPLSILIVDDSEDFRQRLHHLLESIDGIKIKGEAATAQEAIEIAAAHPFDIAILDIQMPGSGISVLKSLRKDHPSIRIVMLTNHADPFYFRVCMSAGAHVFLDKSLQFDELPAVLQALRAD
- a CDS encoding CsbD family protein; this encodes MQQAEGNWKQFVGKIKETWGDLRNDDLDRFEGRMDQLEGYLEERTGESRAAVKSRINDISSNLKGRV